CAAGGCATCTTGCCCTGACCCTTGCGTATGTCCGCATCGCCTTCGTGACCGCAACCACACTTGTAATGCACGTAGGGGAACTCGTAGCCCAGGACCTTATCGGTGAACAATCCGCATTTCGGACATTCCGGGGTGAAGGGCCAGAAGTTCTCGGGCATCTTTCTGCCTGTGACCTCGCCCAGAATACTGGCTATGGTCGTCCTTTCCTTCAGTACCAGGTCGACGATCTCAGTGAACTTCCCCTCCTCGTAGAGCTTGTGCGTCCATATGATGCGGGGGTTGATGCCTAGTTCACCCAATGCTTCCAGGAAGGGGGTGATGAAATGTTCGGCATAATTGCCATGGCAATTATCCGGACAGGGAATGTAACAGATGGGCTTGCCGACCTCCTTCTCGAAGCTTTCCGGAAGGAAGGGATAGCGCTTGCGCAGCGGATCGTAGGAATCGACCAGGTAGATGAAGTCGACATCAGCCGATCTATCCTTCAATGCCTTGAACACCGCGTTGGCGGTTATCGATTCCCTCAGGCTTCCCACGTGAATATATCCAGAGGGTGTGATGCCAGTGGAGATCAGGTGTTTATCGCCCCTTGCCATCAAGGTGTTTGCTATCACATCGGCCCAATGCATGCTATCAGGTCGTGAAAACCGCCCCGCATTAAAAGGTTATCGTAAACTGGATGCAGTGTTGCTTTCTAAGCGGGGTTTACTAAATATTTTTATATCCCGTTGAAGGTAGGAGGTTCGATTCAAATGGCGAAGGATAAGAAGACCGGGGGTTTCCAGTCCGCTGCAGGCCTGATAAGGTACTTTGACAATGAGGACGAAAAGGCCCTGAAGATCAGTCCCGTTGTGGTCATCGCCTTGTGCGCCATCACAATAGCCATTGTGGTCGTGGCTACGGCCTTGTTCCCGACCTGAAAAATAAAAAAAATTATTTTGGGCCCTCACTCATCTGGTGGGGCCAATTCACATTTCTTGCCTAGCTTCCTCTGGAAGGTGTAAGTCAATAACGGCGGAGCTACCAATGTTGTCGCCAGGGACATGAACACGATGGTGTTATAGACCCCCAGCTCCACGATTGACATGCTCAGTCCGATGCTGGCAACGATAAGACCCACCTCACCCCTGGGGACCATGCCCACACCGATGATGGCAGCCGACTTTCCTCCCAGCTTCTTGGCCCCTATTCCACAGCCGACGAACTTGGTGACTATGGCTAGCAGTGTGATGATGATCGCCAGTATCAACACGTCACCGAACGCCGCCAGGGACACGCTGATTCCTACGAACACGAAGAAGAACGGGGTCAGGAACTCGGTGATGGGCCCTATCTTCTCCTCACAGGGCCAGGTATCCTTGAACTCCGCGAAGGCCATACCGGCCAGGAAAGCGCCTATGATGGCTGCCAGCCCGAGGAACGAGGATACTGATGAGAGGGCGAAGCAGATGATGAGCGCCAGGGGCAAGGGGCTGATGCCTCTCGTCCTTCTCTCGGCGGTACATACTTGGGTGGCCTTCTTTTCGTTCCTTTTCTTCATCACTTTTGGCAGTAACAAGGAGCCTATGAATATGACCGCCAGGACGAACAGCACCGCCTCGAAGGAGACCACACCCACCTGGACTATGTCCAGGGCTCCACCGCCAGCGATGCCTACCACTACGGCAAGGACGATCATGCCCAGTATGTCATCGATGACCGCTGCCCCGATGATCACCCGGGACTCGATGGCGTGCATGAGGTTCATGTCCTTGATGACCCGGGCGGTGATGCCTACGCTGGTGGCCACCATTGCCGCTCCGACGAACAGGGCCTCGACGGTCCCGTATCCGAGACCGACCATCAGAACATATCCGACGAAGAACGGGAGGATCACACCGAACACTGCCACCAATATTGCCGTTTTACCGACCTTGCGAATGGTGCTGAACGGTGTTTCCAAGCCCACAGTGAACAAAAGGAATATGACACCCAGTTCTTTCAATACCTCGAAGACCTCGGTATCCGAACCCAGGTTGATGAATTCATACAGGAACGTATTGGCGATCACGATACCCACCATGATCTCCCCGATGACGGTAGGGACCTTGACCCTGTTACAAATCATCTTGGCCACTTCGACCAAGACGATGATCATAAAAAGCTGGAACAGAACCGTCTGTATGAAGTCTTGTGCCATTGCGTTTACGGGTATGCGTTATTCATATATTAAGTCCTAATGAACCTCCCTGGCAATTAATTTAAATTGTGATATAGTAATTTAATAGCAACATTCATCGAATTCAAAATACCAGGCGAACGGTGAATGGAAAAAACATAAGTAAGGTAATATAATCGAAGCGCTCAGAGAGGAAATACAATGTCACTATGGAAGAAGGTCCCCTCGGGACGCAATCCACCCGAGATCATCAATGTCATCATCGAGACCCCTAAGGACAGCAAGAACAAGTACGAGGTGTCCAAGGAGTTCGACTGCATGTTGCTGGACCGCGTACTGCATTCTAGCGTAGTTTTCCCGTTGGCCTACGGGCTCATCCCCCGCACCTTCTACGACGACGGGGATCCACTGGACGCCATGGTGCTCATCAGTGAGCCGACCTTCCCCGGCTGCGTGGTCGAGGCTCGCCCCATCGGTGTGCTGGAGATGAGCGACGAGAAGGGACAGGACGACAAGATCCTAACGGTGGCTTGCGGTGACCCCAAGAACAACCAATATTTCGAGCTGGAGGACATTCCTCAGCATTATCTGGATGAGATATCCGAGTTCTTCAAGACCTATAAAAGGCTGGAGGAGAAGAAGAGCACCAACGTCATCGGTTGGCAGGGCCGTGCCCGCGCCACCGAGATCATCTCCGATTCCCTGACCCTTTTCCGCAATAAGTTCGGTTACAAATAGGTCAGAAAACCCTTTCCCACAACAACCTCTTTCCGCTCACTGTACGCACCAGGGCGGCCATCTCCTCAATTTTCATCGAAAGCGGGATGCGATCCGCATGTGCGAAACAGCGTTCTTTGATCTCGGCGCCTACTAGATCATCATTTCCAGGTTCCAGGCGGAAGAGGAACGACCCTGGATAGAATATCTCCTCCTTCGATATGCCGTCCTCGTCGCCGTCGGTGATGGCGATGACCGGTATCCCCAATCGGAACAGCAGGGCCGAAGCGATCTTGCTGGTATCGTCGCCTACCGTGACCACATAGGAGGCGTCCCGGCATCGGAAGACCGATTCCTCGGCGCAATGGTCGATGATGCAGACCGCGTTCCCGAGAGAACGAAGACTGCGCGGCCGACCACTGGTCCGACGGACCTGACCGCTGCGGACGATCGCCGTGCGGATATCGAAATCGCCCAGACGCTCCACCCCCGTAGGTTTGATGGTCAATCCCTCGGCCCTCAATTCCCCGGAAGGGGTTTGGGACAGTACCACCTCATCTCTCAAGGCCCGACCGATCACGTGACCGTTGATCCAGACGAACTCACCGTTCCTGACGCCGCTCAACCGCCTGACAGTAAGGTCGGCGGTCTCTACGGACCCTCGGAGGTCCAGGACCTCACCTATCGTCAAGGGGAGGATGCGGTGCAGCAAGGGGTCGTCAGCAGACCAGATAATGCTCAGACCATTGTCCACCTGGACCACCGCGGCGGATATCGGCAGGACCTTGGTCATCACCAAACGGCCGAAGCCGAGCGCGGAGTCACGGTCCTTGCCGTAATTGACCAGCACCACGACGTCCGCCTCCGCGGCCATCTGCCTGATGGCCGTCGAGGGCAGTTCGCGGGAATCATGGGCGATCACGTCCTCCAGACCGGAATCTATGACCGCCGCCACCGCCGTAGCTCCACCGACCCGGGCTCTGACCTCACCTATCATTGCGGCGCGCCGAATGACCTCCAAGGCCAGCCCGCTGTCCACCGCCTCAGGTCCATGGACCACCACGGCCGTTCTCATGCCAGTATCCATTCGGACCGGTCAACTCGCCAGAAATATGTAATTCTTGGGTTGGAACGCCGATCCGGTATCAGCTCAGCTCCTTCTCCACCTCTTTCCTTCCCTCTTCCATCTCCTCGCTCTGTTCATGGTCGATGAGCAGCAGCAATGTTTGGAACTCGCCCACGTGGGTCTTCTCCTCCTTGGCCACGTCCAAAAGGATCCGCTTGATCTTGTGATCGTTGGTCATGGCCGCCATCTGCTCGTACAGGCTCACCGCGTCCAGCTCGGCGATGATCGCCGCCCGCAATATCTCCCGGTCCAGATGGTCTTCTTTGACGTTCGTCAGATCAATAGGCAGTTTTGACATCATGGTATCAACGGATGTTATTACGATCCATGGCAGATATAATTAGTGAAAGTTCCCTCGCGTTCATATCGCCATCGCGGCAGCAATCGATAAATGCGGACGATCCCATTTCCGAGGAAGGTGTGTGATCCGCCTTTACCGACGATGGAAAATTTGACCGGAAGGATGAAGTCCTTTTCTCCCACGAGGCTGTCAAGCACCAACCAGGGAGCGATAGGACAGCTCCGGAACCAGTGCATGTTTCGGTACTCGTGCTGGCGAGCGTAGGCGGGATGATATTCTTTCTGGGATCGTTCTTCGGCCTGATCGCCCTTCTGGGGGTAGCGGGGTTCTTGATCCCTGCCCTGGTCATCTGCTCCATTGGTGCGTTGATGATGGTGGCGGGGTGGCTATCGTGGCGCAAGGACCAGCATCACCATGGTGCGGCGATCGAGAAAGAGAAGGAACGATTGCTTTGCGACTATTGTGGAGGAATGAACGCCGAAGGTGAACTGCAATGCCGTTTCTGTGGCGCTCCCCTACGTTAAGCTCAGATGCCTAGATATCCACCATAGGTGGCCTTTTTACACACTGGCAGTTTACCTTTCAGGCATTTTTCCAGTATGTCACCGACCTTGCCTTCGCAACCAGCGTGCACTTTCACCCCTGCGGACTCCAACTGCTTGTACGCCCGGGGTCCGATGGTTCCAGTGATCACTACGTCCACCTTTTGATCGGTAAGCTCCTTCGCTACCCGGACACCCGATTCGCTTCCCGCCCTCTTTACCAGGTTCTCCATGACCAGATGGTTCTTGGGGTCCCCTTCGAAAATTATGAAGAAAGAGCTCCTGGCTATGGAAGCGATCTCTCCTTGAAGACTATCGGTCTTGGAGGTCACCGCTAAGCGGCAAGGCCTCTCATCGCCGATCTTCTTACTCTTTCCTGCCATATTTTACACCGTTAATACATTGGGTATCTGACCTTATCTTTCTTTCTATTGCCCTAAAGAAGTTTACAAATGTGTCCGGTTAGGCACGATCGCCCGATGACCGCGTTCCAAACCGGTAAATGGACATCTTCAAGGCAGACCATAAAAATGGACACATATACTGGACGAATCTATTTTCAACCTCTTCCAGTAAACATTTATTAGCTTATAGGGAATGGTGAGGGCGGGAATTCAATGGCCGACACGGGGGAAGTGGTCATCGACGTCAAGGGTCTGGTGCGTAAGTACCAAAGCAGTTCTGGCATCTTTCATCAGAAGAAGAAGGAGACCCTGGCCGTGGACCACATAGATCTGGAAGTGAGGCGTGGCGAGCTGTTCGGGCTGCTCGGCCCCAATGGCGCCGGGAAGACCACCACCATCAAGGTCCTGACCACCCTGCTGCTCCCAACAGAAGGCAGCGTGAAGATACTGGGCTACGATGTTGTCAAACAATCCATGGAAGTACGAAAACGCATCGGGCTGATATTGGGTGGTGAGCGGGGGCTCTACTACCGCATAACGGCGCGTCAGAACCTGAGGTACTTCGCGGACATCTATGGTGTTCCAATAGGGATCAGGGACAAGAGGATAGCGGAGGTTCTGGAAAAGGTCGACCTGACCGATAAGGCCGACACCCGGGTGGAGGACTACTCCCGGGGCATGAAGCAGCGCCTGCACATCGCCAAAGGCATCGTTCACGATCCAGAGCTCATTTTCATGGACGAACTGACCATTGGTCTGGACCCGCAGGCGGCCCGCGACGCCAGGGATATGGCGAAGGCCCTTGTGACCGAGGGCAAGACCATACTCTTGACGACGCACTATATGTACGAGGCCGATGAGCTGTGCGATCGCATCGGGGTCATCACCAAGGGGAAGATCGTGGCCATGAACACTCCTGAGGCCCTCAAGTCCCTGGTGCGGGACACCTCGGTCATAGAGGTGGAGGGGTTCGGCATCACCAATGACGACCTGGAATCCCTGAAGGGACTGGACGGTGTGCGCACCGTTTCGGCCAACATGTGCGAGGACAAGCAGACCATGAGGGTTCAGGTAAGCGACCCATCGGGCATGCTTCCCAAGGTCACCCATCTGCTGGAGGATCGGAAGGTCATCGGCATGAGGGTCAAGGAACCGACGTTGGAGGACGCCTACCTCTGGTTGGTGAGGGAAGATGCCTAGATTGCGAGCGCTGACCGCCTCCTTCCGCCATCAGGCCGCGATCTTCTGGGCCGAACCGCAGTGGATTGTACCTAACATCATCGCCCCTTTCGTACTGGCCATGGTGGTCTTGATGTTGTTCAGGGAACCAAGCCCAGAAGCCCTCCTCTACGCCGTTCTGGGGGGAGGGATGATGGGGATGTGGGGGAACACGCTGTACGCTTCCGGGTTCTCCATCCAGTCGGACCGCTGGTGGGGCACGGTGGATGCCATATTCGCGGCGCCCAGCTCTCTGATATGGATAATCGGCGGCCGGACCATCTGGCACGCCCTCATCGGCATCATCAACGGATTGTTCGTGCTGGTGGTGGCGGTGTTGATATTTCAGATGCCTTTCGTGGTGGCAGATATGCCACAGTTCCTGCTGGCCTTCATGCTCACGCTGCTTTCCCTGGCCGCCCTGGGCATGCTTTTCAGCGCTGCCTTCGTGCTGACCCGCTCAGCCCAGGTGCTGACCAACGGCCTGGAGTACCCGATATACGTGGGGACGGGAAGCATGTTCCCCATCGCGCTATTGCCATTCTGGACCAACCCGCTCTCCTTGAGCCTGGCGCCCACCTGGGGGATAGATGCCATAAGATACGCCGCGCTCGATGGTTACCCTCATGGTTTTTCCGCTGGCTACTGGGGAGACCTGCTGGCATTGGCACTGCTATCGCTATTCTATCTGACCGTGTCGATCTGGCTCTATAAGGCGGTGGACAAGAGGGCCAGGAAGACCGCCAACCTCATGAGGTATTGACTTGACCGATTATGTGAGCAATCCTTTTAGGGTGTTCTGGAGCTCGGCGGTATTGGCCAAGCGTGCGTTGTTCGCCTGGTTGAACCCTGCTATGTGGGCCACACAGCTCTTCGGCATGTCCCTCTTCCAGATCGCCTTCTTCGTCTATGTCGCTACCTTCGTCAATAACGCCGAGGTCACCGTGGAGTTCGTGGCCATCGGCAACGCCCTGCAATCTTTGGCCATAGTGAGCATCTTCGCCGTGTGCAACATCACCGGGGAGGAGAAGAACCAGGGGACGATCGAGAACTTGTTGGTCTCCCCGGCGAACCGTTTCTCCGTTTTCGTTGGCAGAGCTATGTTCCAGATCGTGAACGGCATAGCCACGGTGGTCATCGCCTTCTTCTATGCGGCGTTCATCTTCAACGTGGACTTCTCCCACGCCAACCTGGTCGGGTTAGCCCTGGTCATCCTGATAACCACTTTCGCCATGACCGGTTTCGGATTGATGCTCAGCTCGCTGGGATTGTTTCTGCGCACCTCCATGATCATCGCCAATGTGTTCCTGTTCATCGGCCTGCTGGTATGCGGGGTCAATTTCCCCGTTTCGTACCTGCCGGCATACATCCAACCGATATCCTACGCCATTCCCATGACCTATGGCACGGAGGCCGCCAGGATGGCGGTGTCGGGAGCATCGTTAGGAGAGATGTCAGGGGTGCTGGGAATGGAAGCTCTAGTCGGCTTCCTGGTCATGATAGCGGGTTACCTGATGTTCCGCGGGTTCGAGCACCTCGCCCGGAGCAAAGGTACATTGGACCGGTTCTAGGGTCGTGACCCCTCTTGCTTCAAGACCACTTAGACGACCTTATTCTCTCTAGTTCAGATAACACTTGACAGCTCATTGGTGGGAGATCATACCAGCAACCGGGGTGTTCACGCCTTTCGGTCGGTCTCTATGCACCGGATGACATATCGTGCAAATGGTGACCGGACATTCCGGTCCGACGCGGTTAAAATATGAAGGTGATGCCCATTACCTGGTCTGATATGACGAAGAGCATTGGTTGGTTCACCACCGGTAGGGGTCCAGGCTCCCTGAGCTTGTTCTCGATGATGATGTCCAAGATAAAAAGCGGGGAGATCGATGCTAATCTGTCATTTGTTTTCGTTAATCGTGAGGTCAAGGGGAACCATTGCCGTGCTAAGCTCATATCCATGGCCGAAGAGGATGGTATTCCGGTTATCATTCTGCCATCGGACGGTTTTCGATCCGATCTTAGACAGAATAACATGAGCGCTTGGAGAGACGCATATGGTACGGCGATGAGAGACCAGCTCTCCCGATATGATATGGACTTCGGTGTTTTGGCCGGTTATATGCTCATTTTGGACCCCAAGACCTGCCAGCAGTACGACATCATCAATCTCCACCCGGCGCTCCCGAACACCTATCAGGGGACGTGGGAGGAGATCGTTCGCCGTGTGGCCTTGGGTGAGGATAAGACATACGGAGCCATGGTCCACATATGCACCCCGGAGCTGGACCGCGGTGAGACCGTGGCCTATGACGAGTTCGATATCAGCGACATGCGGAAGACATATCGTTCTCCGGACGAGCTATCGAAGGCCATCCGGGCCATGGGGGTCCGCAGGGAGGCTCCGCTCCTGATGGAGACGATCCGGTCGATCGTCGATGGCGATGTGATCATCAGGGATGGTGAGGTCCTCGATCGCAATGGCACTAAAGGCAAAAGGCACCGTTGCTTATCTCGGACCATCGATGAACAGTTGAACTGATCCTTTCCAATGAACGAAAGGTACCGTTCATGTGGCCATTTTCATATTAATTACTAGTAAGTAAACATACGATATCATGAACAATAAGCCTCGTCTCTCCGATCCAAATAGCTGTATCCAGATGATCGATCGTTCGAGATGGTTTACCATTCCACGAACGAATGCCCTTTCATATACTCAAAGGGAGCTGTGAACCCAGCCTATCGATCATTCTTCCTTTACTATGGCCGAGGCCTCCGGATCCATGGGGTTGGTACGAATGGCCAATGAATACAGGTATGGATGATCGACCCTCAAATGGTCCAAGTATCTTAACCACTCCCTGACCAGAAGTGGGTATGTCCTTTCCAGATCTTTGATCAGGTGATCGATATCAGACTGAGGTAATTCATCGAATTCGGTACGATAGTTCAATTCATCGCTAACATGGAAAACAGCAAGCAATAGTTGTGTGAACTCTTGATGTTCTACGAGATTTTGGTTCTCTAAAAGCCCCATTATAAAATCTCGCTTCCCTGCCAGGGCAGATTTAATATCGATGAGGTCCTCGGTCGTTATTTGGATATCGAGACCCTTTTCTCTCAATTTTGCTATAGCAAACCGGTAATCCTTACCACCCCATTCATAACTTGGTTTTAGGTATTGCATCAATTCCATTCGTCTGTCCAAGGAGGATATCTTCCAAACCAACCAAGTACCCAGCTCGGTGAAGAATATGCCGATCAACGTATCGAGCTTCAATAACTTGTTGGCCCTATCGCTTCTAACGAGAAGGGATTGGATGATGAGCGTTACCAGAAGTACATTTATGAAAACGAAGGCGAGATTACCGATCAAGTAGAAGAAGATGCCTCGGATGTCCTGGAATATGATAAAATGGATCAGGTATACGCATACCGATAATGAGATCAGCACGATCCCCAATCTAAATTGCCAACTCCTCATTTGAACGTATTAACATGTATT
This genomic window from Methanomassiliicoccales archaeon contains:
- a CDS encoding preprotein translocase subunit Sec61beta; its protein translation is MAKDKKTGGFQSAAGLIRYFDNEDEKALKISPVVVIALCAITIAIVVVATALFPT
- a CDS encoding ABC transporter permease is translated as MPRLRALTASFRHQAAIFWAEPQWIVPNIIAPFVLAMVVLMLFREPSPEALLYAVLGGGMMGMWGNTLYASGFSIQSDRWWGTVDAIFAAPSSLIWIIGGRTIWHALIGIINGLFVLVVAVLIFQMPFVVADMPQFLLAFMLTLLSLAALGMLFSAAFVLTRSAQVLTNGLEYPIYVGTGSMFPIALLPFWTNPLSLSLAPTWGIDAIRYAALDGYPHGFSAGYWGDLLALALLSLFYLTVSIWLYKAVDKRARKTANLMRY
- a CDS encoding DUF2117 domain-containing protein, whose amino-acid sequence is MDTGMRTAVVVHGPEAVDSGLALEVIRRAAMIGEVRARVGGATAVAAVIDSGLEDVIAHDSRELPSTAIRQMAAEADVVVLVNYGKDRDSALGFGRLVMTKVLPISAAVVQVDNGLSIIWSADDPLLHRILPLTIGEVLDLRGSVETADLTVRRLSGVRNGEFVWINGHVIGRALRDEVVLSQTPSGELRAEGLTIKPTGVERLGDFDIRTAIVRSGQVRRTSGRPRSLRSLGNAVCIIDHCAEESVFRCRDASYVVTVGDDTSKIASALLFRLGIPVIAITDGDEDGISKEEIFYPGSFLFRLEPGNDDLVGAEIKERCFAHADRIPLSMKIEEMAALVRTVSGKRLLWERVF
- a CDS encoding ABC transporter permease, producing the protein MTDYVSNPFRVFWSSAVLAKRALFAWLNPAMWATQLFGMSLFQIAFFVYVATFVNNAEVTVEFVAIGNALQSLAIVSIFAVCNITGEEKNQGTIENLLVSPANRFSVFVGRAMFQIVNGIATVVIAFFYAAFIFNVDFSHANLVGLALVILITTFAMTGFGLMLSSLGLFLRTSMIIANVFLFIGLLVCGVNFPVSYLPAYIQPISYAIPMTYGTEAARMAVSGASLGEMSGVLGMEALVGFLVMIAGYLMFRGFEHLARSKGTLDRF
- a CDS encoding inorganic diphosphatase, with protein sequence MSLWKKVPSGRNPPEIINVIIETPKDSKNKYEVSKEFDCMLLDRVLHSSVVFPLAYGLIPRTFYDDGDPLDAMVLISEPTFPGCVVEARPIGVLEMSDEKGQDDKILTVACGDPKNNQYFELEDIPQHYLDEISEFFKTYKRLEEKKSTNVIGWQGRARATEIISDSLTLFRNKFGYK
- a CDS encoding ATP-binding cassette domain-containing protein; its protein translation is MADTGEVVIDVKGLVRKYQSSSGIFHQKKKETLAVDHIDLEVRRGELFGLLGPNGAGKTTTIKVLTTLLLPTEGSVKILGYDVVKQSMEVRKRIGLILGGERGLYYRITARQNLRYFADIYGVPIGIRDKRIAEVLEKVDLTDKADTRVEDYSRGMKQRLHIAKGIVHDPELIFMDELTIGLDPQAARDARDMAKALVTEGKTILLTTHYMYEADELCDRIGVITKGKIVAMNTPEALKSLVRDTSVIEVEGFGITNDDLESLKGLDGVRTVSANMCEDKQTMRVQVSDPSGMLPKVTHLLEDRKVIGMRVKEPTLEDAYLWLVREDA
- a CDS encoding cation:proton antiporter, whose protein sequence is MAQDFIQTVLFQLFMIIVLVEVAKMICNRVKVPTVIGEIMVGIVIANTFLYEFINLGSDTEVFEVLKELGVIFLLFTVGLETPFSTIRKVGKTAILVAVFGVILPFFVGYVLMVGLGYGTVEALFVGAAMVATSVGITARVIKDMNLMHAIESRVIIGAAVIDDILGMIVLAVVVGIAGGGALDIVQVGVVSFEAVLFVLAVIFIGSLLLPKVMKKRNEKKATQVCTAERRTRGISPLPLALIICFALSSVSSFLGLAAIIGAFLAGMAFAEFKDTWPCEEKIGPITEFLTPFFFVFVGISVSLAAFGDVLILAIIITLLAIVTKFVGCGIGAKKLGGKSAAIIGVGMVPRGEVGLIVASIGLSMSIVELGVYNTIVFMSLATTLVAPPLLTYTFQRKLGKKCELAPPDE
- a CDS encoding formyltransferase family protein, with the translated sequence MTKSIGWFTTGRGPGSLSLFSMMMSKIKSGEIDANLSFVFVNREVKGNHCRAKLISMAEEDGIPVIILPSDGFRSDLRQNNMSAWRDAYGTAMRDQLSRYDMDFGVLAGYMLILDPKTCQQYDIINLHPALPNTYQGTWEEIVRRVALGEDKTYGAMVHICTPELDRGETVAYDEFDISDMRKTYRSPDELSKAIRAMGVRREAPLLMETIRSIVDGDVIIRDGEVLDRNGTKGKRHRCLSRTIDEQLN
- a CDS encoding NifB/NifX family molybdenum-iron cluster-binding protein; the encoded protein is MAGKSKKIGDERPCRLAVTSKTDSLQGEIASIARSSFFIIFEGDPKNHLVMENLVKRAGSESGVRVAKELTDQKVDVVITGTIGPRAYKQLESAGVKVHAGCEGKVGDILEKCLKGKLPVCKKATYGGYLGI
- a CDS encoding ferritin family protein: MMSKLPIDLTNVKEDHLDREILRAAIIAELDAVSLYEQMAAMTNDHKIKRILLDVAKEEKTHVGEFQTLLLLIDHEQSEEMEEGRKEVEKELS